A genomic window from Scophthalmus maximus strain ysfricsl-2021 chromosome 17, ASM2237912v1, whole genome shotgun sequence includes:
- the brsk1b gene encoding serine/threonine-protein kinase BRSK1 isoform X5, producing the protein MRQKDGESRDHVVGPVLGSKDENGRRSPLEAIQKHAWYQSGRNEPCPEQPPPRRVCVKRIQSLTELDPDVLESMYSLGCFRDRVKLTQDLTSEEENQEKMIYYLLLDRKERYPSCEDEDLPPRNDLDPPRKRVDSPMLTRHGRCRPERKSLEVLSVTEQGSPTPPRRALDTNAHSQRSRSVSGASTGLSSSPLNSPKSPVFTFNQSEVTSTSSSKDPKPGSATASRPTRPPPDPKTQTLPTKGQADRPQLHSMKSLPLQTPRSPSPSPSPLLSPIPRFFNFPSPSVFKSKNSQSASNSSATPPPVSQVTPQGSPLPTPLGTPVHQIQHPSSTTPPSSSSSSSSSRADGAGGASLSLTPPSSPGGSGGLAASSSGHWRTRLNSFKNNLLGSPRFHRRKMQVPTSEDMSSLTPESSPELAKKSWFGNFISLEKEEQIFVMIRDKPLSSIKADIVHAFLSIPSLSHSVVSQNSFRAEYKSSGGPSVFQKPVKFQVDIAFSEGERERERERAEREGRREMGIYSVTFTLVTGPSRRFKRVVETIQAQLLSTHDQPSVQALADEKNGQLSRQPSTPTRQNSRRSESGSDRERAADAGSGSGSGSGSNSSTVLQRRESGKDKNRLLSSSNGTQSHP; encoded by the exons ATGAGgcagaaagacggagagagccGCGATCATGTGGTCGGCCCGGTGCTGGGAAGCAAAGACGAGAACGGAAGAAGAAGCCCG cTAGAAGCAATACAGAAACACGCCTGGTATCA GAGTGGCCGCAACGAGCCCTGCCCCGAGCAGCCGCCGCCTCGCCgggtgtgtgtgaagaggatcCAGTCCTTAACGGAGCTGGACCCCGACGTGCTGGAAAGCATGTACTCCCTGGGGTGCTTCAGAGACCGGGTCAAGCTCACGCAGGACCTTACAAGTGAGGA GGAGAACCAGGAGAAGATGATCTACTACCTCCTGTTGGACAGGAAGGAGCGATACCCCAGCTGTGAGGACGAGGATCTGCCGCCCAGAAACGACCTTG ATCCACCTAGGAAGCGCGTGGACTCCCCCATGTTGACGCGTCATGGCCGCTGTCGTCCGGAGAGGAAGAGCCTGGAAGTCCTCAGTGTCACAGAACAGGGGTCTCCCACCCCACCTCGCAGGGCCCTGGACACCAATGCACACAGCCAGAG GTCTCGTTCGGTCAGCGGAGCGTCCACGGGCCTGTCCTCCAGCCCCCTCAACAGTCCCAAG AGCCCGGTCTTCACTTTCAACCAATCAGAAGtcacctccacttcctcctccaaagACCCCAAACCAGGAAGTGCCACCGCCTCTCGGCCTACCCGCCCGCCGCCTGACCCCAAAACACAGACCCTGCCCACAAAGGGCCAAGCCGACCGGCCCCAGCTCCACTCCATGAAGTCGCTCCCTCTTCAGACGCCGCGCTCCCCttccccgtccccgtccccgctCCTCTCTCCCATCCCGCGCTTCTTCAACTtcccctctccatctgtcttcaAGTCCAAGAACTCCCAGTCGGCCTCTAACTCCTCTGCCACGCCTCCTCCTGTCTCGCAGGTCACGCCGCAGGGCTCGCCGCTGCCCACTCCGCTGGGCACGCCCGTGCACCAAATTCAACACCCTTCGtccaccacccctccctcctcttcctcgtcgtcctcttcttccAGAGCCGACGGGGCCGGCGGGGCCTCGCTGTCGCTGACGCCGCCCTCCAGCCCGGGCGGCAGTGGCGGGCTGGCCGCCTCGAGCTCCGGCCACTGGAGAACAAGGCTCAACTCGTTCAAAAACAACCTGCTGGGCTCGCCTCGCTTCCATCGGCGCAAAATGCAAG tccCCACATCAGAGGACATGTCCAGTCTGACTCCAGAGTCCAGTCCAGA GCTGGCCAAGAAGTCCTGGTTCGGTAACTTCATCAGCCTGGAGAAAGAAGAGCAGATCTTTGTTATGATTAGAGACAAGCCGCTCAGCTCCATCAAGGCGGACATCGTCCATGCCTTTCTCTCT ATCCCGTCCCTCAGCCACAGTGTTGTGTCTCAGAACAGCTTCCGGGCGGAGTACAAGTCCTCCGGCGGCCCCTCTGTCTTCCAGAAGCCCGTCAAGTTCCAA GTGGACATCGCTTTCtcggagggggagagggagcgagagagggagcgagcggagagggaaggaagacgAGAGATGGGCATCTACAGCGTCACCTTCACGCTAGTAACAG GTCCCAGTCGCAGATTCAAAAGGGTGGTGGAAACCATTCAGGCCCAGCTCCTGAGCACTCATGATCAGCCTTCTGTGCAGGCACTGGCTG ATGAGAAGAACGGGCAGCTCTCCCGCCAGCCCAGCACGCCGACGCGTCAGAACTCTCGCCGCTCCGAGAGCGGATCCGACCGGGAGCGGGCGGCGGACGCGGGAAGCGGGAGCGGGAGCGGGAGCGGGAGCAACAGTAGCACCGTCTTACAAAGGCGAGAGTCAGGGAAAGACAAGAACAGACTCCTCTCGTCGTCCAATGGGACGCAGTCTCATCCCTGA